aatgtgacaCAATCTAAATTAGAAACAGGataagattattttattttatttacaatatGTTTCACTGTGGGAATTAAATCAGTAAACGTTTTAAAGCTGTGTACCTGAACCTGATTAACTGGCATCTCGCCAAAACAACATATTATACCTTAAACATTGACGCACCGGCTGTATTCATTGGAAGCAGAACTTAAGTCCTAGTCACAATTAGTAAGGACAGTTTTTACACATCCTCCAGCTCATTCGTACTAACTGGTTCCTATAACTGGAAGATATTCATCGGTTATATAGGGGGGAAATGTCACGGTGACAATGGACAAGACAACTACATCAAGTCCAAGCTCAAGTCCGAGTTCCAGGGTGATCAAACCCAGCAGCCTTGGTGCCAGAGGACGCCCAGCTGCGGCTAGCGCAGCCCGGGAAAGGAGCAGAGTACAGACTCTGCGGCACGCTTTTTTGGAGCTTCAGAGGACACTACCGTCAGTACCACCAGACACCAAACTATCCAAACTGGACGTCTTGATTTTGGCCACCACCTACATCGCTCATCTAACTAGAACTTTGCAAGAAGATGGAATACAAGCGGCAGAAAGCACAAAACAAACTGAAGTGTTAAACGCCATGAAAGGCGAGGGTTATTTGCACCCAGTTAAAGTAAGTAAGCTATAGAGTGGTATTCATTTATTCGTCCTACGCGTTGTAAACATAAGACTGTACAGTGGATATTACATAATCAATATATattacacaattgtatatattacataaaacaatgcataattaaaaagaaaattgtCGTTTAATCAATTATTATTCAATTATCAATACAAAACCAAATAATGAACCAAAACATTCATATATGTCGttgcatataattttattataaatattgtttttaaaagcaatttGTTATGTGTACTGATATACAATAGCTATAGAATCTATCGGAAAGTGTGAACTTagctttttaatatctttaAAATTTCAGGAGTAACCAGTGTCTGTTTCGTAAATATAGGTTACACACATAGCTTATAGTGAAAGTTTTTAACCTAGTAATTTCGAAATTAGACATTTTTTGACGATAAAACTTTTTTGTTTCTATTACTGGAATATTATATTGTGTCATACATAATCCAGAAAAATATTGCGCCCAAACCTCAGTAGCCCTAACATTCTAAAACTCAGAATAGAAATATTTTACACATTATATGATGGTCTATATGATTTGTCATATATTGTCATCTTGTCTTACAGAAATGGCCGATGCGATCCAGATTGTACATTGGGGCTACTGGAAAGTTTCTGAACAACTTGGGTGAAAAGGAGGACTCGAGCCATACCCAACTACCACCTGCTTCTCGGTCGTAAATTACTTGGAACTTGACCATGTGGCCCTCTTCATGTTTGATGTTTAAATCTTACTTTTGTTAGCGAACGATGACGTCGTTTTCTGAATTTTTATGAAATGACTATGCATGGCACCTCCCACTTCAAGAGTTTTGAACTGAGATGTTTTTCCGCTACATTATGgtttaataatgtaataatgacgTAATAACGCCAACATAGAGAAATTGCAGAAATGAACACACATTCTTGTTACAGTTAAACGCGCGTCGAGACATTTCAGTCGTATTACGTATTGTGAATCGTATAAACCTTCATGAACtgtttgtatatattttcaACTTCTTTTGGACTCTTTATGTACTATAACTCTGTAGGTTTTGGTAATTTAACCTTCCAGCGATGACGGGCATGATCATTTCATGTTTGACACGCTGGTTTTGCACTTTCATTTGAAGCACTTTCACTCAAAGCCCATTAATCATGTCAAAAAATTCTCACTAGGTAACCATATTTCCATATTATGTGACAAGAAAAGTTGCAAACACTGCACGTACATTATTAAGTAATAAAATTACGGGAATAGATCGAACCCTTCAGATTACAAACGAATCTATGTGTTCGGTCAAAAACGTAGGCCTATTTTTCCGTTACAAAATGacaaacttaaaaaaattacatttttttttataaaaggaGGCCTATTTTATGGTACCGTATTAATGTATATGAAAAACTAATTTATCAAACAGTATTGtgtatttttatcattttcatgttCAGTCCTCTGTTCGAGTAACTAAAAGATTTATAGGTGAAAAAGAAACACAtcaatgaaaagaaaatgacCAATGCAATTACCAGAGTTCCTGTAGTGGCGTAGCCTAActatacactgtcagaaaaatgggtacagccctgttttgtttttggtcctcaaggtacaaacaacattaatgtacccccaatggtacaaaattGTTCCTCAAAGTAGTAGTACATTTCTGTACCttgaaaggtacatttacctacagctagggtacaactggcagatCCTTGAGGGTACATCCACAGTGACTGTGACGTATTGACAAGTATTGGTACTTTTTTcctgaaaatgtatttcaatttAGCTTTATTTTTTACGTCT
This window of the Paramormyrops kingsleyae isolate MSU_618 chromosome 1, PKINGS_0.4, whole genome shotgun sequence genome carries:
- the LOC140577552 gene encoding transcription factor 24-like, with product MDKTTTSSPSSSPSSRVIKPSSLGARGRPAAASAARERSRVQTLRHAFLELQRTLPSVPPDTKLSKLDVLILATTYIAHLTRTLQEDGIQAAESTKQTEVLNAMKGEGYLHPVKKWPMRSRLYIGATGKFLNNLGEKEDSSHTQLPPASRS